A single region of the Lotus japonicus ecotype B-129 chromosome 4, LjGifu_v1.2 genome encodes:
- the LOC130713674 gene encoding glucan endo-1,3-beta-glucosidase 14-like, translating into MPNHIASLSRPIMTSFFFHPFLVIFLLFFTLTASVQAFTGTYGINYGRIANNIPSPDQVVTLLRAAKIKNVRIYDADHSVLKAFSGSGLELVIGVTNGQLQDMSSNADHALDWVKDNVQAFLPGTSIRGIAVGNEVLGGDDQSSWGFLLGAVKNIYNATKKLHLDELVQISTASSFAVFADSYPPSSCVFRDTVKNQYMKPLLEFFQQIGSPFCLNAYPSLAYASDPEHIDLNYALFNPTKGIYDPKYKLHYDNMLEAQIDAAYTALEDAGFHKMEVIVTETGWASDGDQSEAGANITNARTYNYNLRKRLAKKKGTPHRPKNVMKAYIFAIFNENQKPGPFSERNYGLFKADGSISYNIGFHGLNAGDSSLLSLKNINAPGLSRSYTMVLSLCTLILLLSFWS; encoded by the exons ATGCCGAATCACATCGCTTCTCTCTCCCGACCCATCAtgacttctttcttctttcaccCTTTCCTTGTTATCTTCTTGCTCTTCTTCACTCTAACAG CGTCAGTGCAAGCGTTCACCGGGACTTACGGCATAAATTATGGGAGAATTGCAAATAACATCCCCTCTCCTGATCAAGTTGTTACTCTTCTCAGAGCAGCAAAAATAAAGAATGTTAGAATCTATGATGCTGATCACAGTGTTCTCAAGGCCTTTAGCGGATCCGGGCTTGAACTTGTAATTGGAGTTACCAATGGACAGTTGCAAGACATGAGTTCGAATGCAGATCATGCTTTGGACTGGGTGAAGGACAATGTCCAGGCATTTCTTCCCGGGACAAGCATTCGTGGAATTGCCGTGGGCAATGAAGTCTTGGGTGGGGATGACCAATCTTCGTGGGGATTTCTTTTGGGCGCTGTGAAAAATATCTATAATGCTACGAAGAAACTTCATCTGGATGAGCTAGTTCAGATTTCTACTGCCAGCTCATTTGCTGTTTTTGCCGATTCCTACCCTCCTTCGTCTTGTGTATTTAGAGATACTGTTAAAAATCAGTATATGAAGCCGCTATTGGAGTTCTTCCAGCAAATTGGCTCTCCTTTCTGTTTGAACGCGTATCCTTCCCTAGCCTATGCAAGTGATCCAGAGCATATTGATTTAAATTATGCTCTTTTTAACCCAACAAAGGGAATTTATGATCCAAAGTATAAGCTGCATTACGATAACATGCTTGAGGCTCAGATTGATGCAGCTTATACTGCTTTGGAGGATGCTGGATTTCACAAAATGGAAGTCATAGTTACAGAGACAGGGTGGGCTTCAGATGGAGACCAAAGTGAAGCTGGAGCTAACATAACTAATGCAAGGACGTACAATTATAACCTACGTAAAAGGCTTGCGAAGAAGAAAGGAACCCCGCACAGGCCTAAAAATGTTATGAAGGCATACATATTTGCAATTTTTAATGAGAATCAGAAGCCTGGTCCTTTCTCCGAGAGGAACTATGGACTGTTCAAGGCTGATGGGAGTATATCATATAACATTGGGTTTCATGGGCTTAATGCTGGAGATTCATCTCTTTTGTCTCTTAAG AATATCAATGCTCCAGGTTTGTCCCGGTCGTACACCATGGTACTGTCTCTATGTACTCTGATacttctgctgagtttctggaGTTAG
- the LOC130713141 gene encoding uncharacterized protein LOC130713141, whose protein sequence is MADSTSIDASSTPPVVTSAAPPSAPPAKSDFHPALAVSNIRNNIPIILDVETDRYGTWAELFRIHARSHRVLHHIVPTADKPPPPVTDPAYEQWATLDATVLQWIYSTISVDLMTTIMEPGSTAFTAWTHLADLFQDNQNARAVTLEQKFSTVRMEAFPTVAAYCQRLKTLSDQLRDVGAPVNNHRLVLQLISGLTDAYRGIATLIRQSNPLPSFHQARSMLTLEEASMAKMKPTESHAAYVATQPRSSDASSQSSDRRTSNRSRSHNSKGRGGSRGNGGGSRSGTSQGSSPPMPPQHQYFPYQHWGWAPPPWAMPPCPYPTSQWTRPSAPPRQPGILGPRPQAYAASTSSVPTDLATAMHTMTLAPPDSTW, encoded by the coding sequence ATGGCTGATTCCACTTCCATCGATGCTTCCTCCACTCCTCCGGTGGTTACCTCCGCAGCTCCTCCTTCGGCCCCGCCGGCCAAATCAGATTTTCACCCGGCCCTAGCCGTTTCGAATATTAGGAATAACATTCCTATTATTCTTGACGTGGAGACTGACCGCTATGGCACCTGGGCGGAGCTGTTCCGCATTCATGCTCGTTCTCACCGAGTTTTGCATCACATTGTCCCTACTGCGGACAAACCACCTCCACCAGTGACTGATCCTGCCTATGAGCAGTGGGCCACTTTGGATGCTACGGTCCTTCAGTGGATTTATTCCACCATCTCTGTTGACCTGATGACTACTATCATGGAGCCTGGCTCCACTGCCTTCACTGCTTGGACGCATCTAGCGGATCTGTTTCAGGACAATCAGAACGCTCGTGCAGTCACCCTCGAGCAGAAGTTCTCTACTGTTCGCATGGAGGCATTCCCGACCGTCGCTGCCTACTGCCAGCGTCTGAAGACGCTTTCTGACCAGCTTCGTGATGTCGGTGCTCCTGTGAACAATCACCGTCTAGTTCTGCAGCTCATCTCCGGCCTCACCGATGCATACAGGGGTATTGCTACTTTGATCCGTCAGAGCAATCCGCTCCCCTCCTTTCATCAGGCTCGCTCCATGCTCACCTTAGAGGAAGCCAGTATGGCTAAGATGAAACCCACTGAGTCTCATGCTGCCTATGTTGCTACTCAGCCGCGTTCTTCTGATGCCTCTTCTCAGAGTTCTGATCGCCGGACCTCCAACCGTTCACGATCCCACAACTCTAAGGGTCGTGGTGGGAGTCGTGGAAACGGTGGAGGATCCCGCAGTGGCACCTCTCAGGGCTCCTCTCCTCCGATGCCTCCTCAGCACCAGTACTTCCCCTACCAGCATTGGGGATGGGCTCCACCTCCATGGGCCATGCCTCCATGCCCATATCCTACTTCTCAGTGGACTCGTCCTTCTGCTCCTCCTCGGCAACCTGGCATTCTGGGCCCGCGTCCTCAGGCTTATGCTGCTTCGACCTCCTCCGTGCCCACTGATCTTGCCACTGCCATGCACACCATGACGCTTGCTCCTCCAGATAGCACCTGGTAA
- the LOC130713142 gene encoding early nodulin-like protein 15, whose amino-acid sequence MTAQVSKETNEEWRGGPCDCVLSQSAEAKPGPAHKAQVVQASFSVRSTLEEAEEYTVRAALGWTSVPPGGASFYSKWTQNFTFKLSGNQTKFPNDNSMFNFESGSHTVALLTKANYDKCNVNDYIQNFNTGPGRITLNSTGEFYFTFTFSGHCSSGQKLRVEVTSGGSSSSPVPRKAPAEGPSSPPPQGSATPLAATFSVLHITIALNFCLSFKTATVMIHKVLSISMSGFHDFGL is encoded by the exons ATGACAGCTCAAGTATCAAAGGAAACAAATGAAGAGTGGCGAGGTGGCCCATGTGATTGTGTGTTATCACAAAGCGCAGAAGCCAAGCCAGGGCCGGCCCACAAGGCCCAAGTGGTCCAA gCATCATTTAGTGTTAGGTCGACCCtggaagaagctgaagaataCACAGTAAGAGCTGCCTTAGGTTGGACTAGTGTTCCTCCCGGTGGTGCTTCTTTCTATTCCAAATGGACTCAAAACTTCACATTCAAACTAAGTGGCAATCAAACTAAGTTcccgaatgataactcaa TGTTCAATTTTGAATCTGGAAGCCACACAGTGGCCTTACTCACCAAGGCTAACTATGACAAGTGTAATGTCAATGACTACATCCAAAATTTCAACACAGGACCTGGTAGAATCACACTCAATAGCACAGGGGAGTTCTACTTTACCTTCACCTTCTCTGGCCATTGCAGCAGTGGCCAAAAGCTAAGGGTTGAAGTCACTAGTGGtggttcctcttcttctcctgtACCAAGAAAAGCTCCAGCAGAAGGTCCTTCTTCTCCTCCACCACAGGGTTCAGCCACTCCTCTGGCTGCTACCTTCTCTGTTCTCCATATCACCATTGCCCTCAATTTTTGTCTCAGTTTTAAGACAGCTACTGTTATGATACACAAGGttctttcaatttcaatgtcggGTTTCCATGATTTTGGTTTGTGA